The following coding sequences are from one Prochlorococcus sp. MIT 0604 window:
- the ispD gene encoding 2-C-methyl-D-erythritol 4-phosphate cytidylyltransferase translates to MHFLIPAAGSGSRMKAGKNKLLIDLEGESLIYWTLKSVFSASSTNWVGIIGQPKDKNLLLNSAKDFAHKVHWINGGDTRQKSVFNGLKALPKDAEKVLIHDGARCLIESELIDRCAKQLDDNEAVILATKVTDTIKIVDNEGFIKETPDRNYLWAAQTPQGFLVDRLKKAHKIAIDKNWNVTDDASLFEMLNWKVKIIEGTYSNIKITSPIDLKIAKLFVKNP, encoded by the coding sequence GTGCATTTTTTAATACCAGCTGCAGGGAGCGGTAGCAGAATGAAAGCTGGAAAAAATAAATTACTTATTGATTTAGAGGGAGAGTCTTTGATTTATTGGACACTTAAATCTGTATTTTCTGCAAGCTCAACAAATTGGGTTGGAATAATTGGGCAACCAAAAGATAAAAATTTATTATTAAATTCAGCAAAGGATTTTGCCCATAAAGTTCATTGGATTAATGGTGGTGACACTAGACAAAAGTCAGTTTTTAATGGTTTAAAAGCTCTGCCAAAAGATGCTGAAAAAGTTTTAATACATGATGGTGCTAGATGTCTAATTGAATCTGAATTGATAGACCGTTGTGCCAAGCAATTAGATGATAATGAAGCTGTAATTTTGGCTACTAAGGTGACTGACACAATAAAGATTGTTGATAATGAAGGTTTTATTAAAGAAACACCAGATAGAAATTATTTATGGGCAGCGCAAACTCCTCAGGGCTTTTTAGTAGATAGATTAAAAAAAGCTCATAAGATTGCAATTGATAAAAACTGGAATGTCACAGATGATGCTTCACTATTCGAAATGCTTAATTGGAAAGTAAAGATTATTGAAGGAACTTATTCAAATATAAAAATTACATCCCCTATAGATTTGAAAATAGCAAAACTTTTTGTGAAGAACCCCTAG
- the coxB gene encoding cytochrome c oxidase subunit II — MLNKNIYLILIISFVFAISFWIGFNVNLLPAEASINAPIYDELFKILFIIGLIIFIGMTIAVIYSLFKFRKRNDQIGDGIALEGNLSLEIVWTIIPSIIVLLIGLYSYNIYDRMGGMKELNHNHEMMSSNTEKIWAGISQTSDNEIAINNLSIEVSAMQFAFLFNYPKGNFISGELHVPVDQKVSMKMESKDVIHAFWVPEFRIKQDIIPGQPTILNFTPTKVGKYPIICAELCGPYHGGMRASIIVEEESDYNEWFNKNKKPEVNL; from the coding sequence TTGTTAAATAAAAACATTTATTTAATACTAATTATTTCATTCGTTTTTGCTATATCTTTTTGGATTGGTTTTAATGTAAATTTGCTCCCAGCGGAAGCGAGTATTAATGCACCAATTTACGATGAACTTTTTAAAATTCTTTTCATCATTGGATTAATTATTTTTATAGGAATGACAATAGCTGTTATTTATAGCTTATTTAAGTTTAGGAAAAGAAATGATCAGATAGGAGATGGTATAGCTCTAGAGGGAAATTTAAGTTTAGAAATTGTATGGACAATTATTCCTTCAATAATTGTTTTGTTAATAGGTTTATATAGCTACAACATCTACGATCGAATGGGAGGGATGAAAGAACTAAATCATAACCACGAAATGATGAGTTCTAACACTGAAAAAATATGGGCTGGAATAAGTCAAACTTCTGATAATGAAATAGCAATAAATAATTTATCAATTGAAGTTTCAGCTATGCAATTTGCATTTCTATTCAATTATCCCAAGGGCAATTTTATATCTGGAGAACTACATGTTCCTGTTGATCAAAAAGTATCAATGAAAATGGAATCCAAAGATGTCATTCATGCTTTTTGGGTGCCAGAGTTCAGAATTAAACAGGATATTATTCCTGGACAGCCTACTATTCTAAATTTCACTCCTACAAAAGTAGGAAAATATCCGATAATTTGCGCAGAATTATGTGGCCCATATCATGGAGGGATGAGAGCCTCCATAATTGTTGAAGAAGAATCTGATTACAACGAATGGTTTAACAAAAATAAAAAACCAGAGGTAAATTTATGA
- a CDS encoding ABC transporter permease gives MELQQYNLFFLYQETFALTKRLFIQLKRRPSTLLAGILQPIIWLFLFGALFSKAPEGFLPGVNSYGNFLGAGLIVFTAFSGALNSGLPLMFDREFGFLNRLLVAPLTSRLSIVLSSFFYITILSFVQSIVIMIVSYILGYGWPNLYGLGIVFTTLILLVLFVTSISLCLAFVLPGHIELIALIFVINLPLLFASTALAPISFMPNWLGWLASLNPLTFAIEPIRTAYTQTMDLELVALHAPYGDLTCKSCISILFSLSVFSLIIIKPLLNRKLN, from the coding sequence ATGGAATTACAACAGTATAATTTATTTTTTTTATATCAAGAAACATTCGCCTTAACAAAGAGATTATTTATTCAATTAAAAAGAAGACCATCAACCCTTTTAGCAGGAATATTACAACCAATAATTTGGCTTTTTTTATTTGGGGCATTATTCTCTAAAGCTCCTGAAGGCTTTTTACCAGGAGTGAATTCTTATGGGAATTTTTTAGGAGCAGGACTTATTGTTTTTACTGCTTTTAGCGGAGCCCTAAACTCTGGTCTTCCTTTAATGTTTGATAGAGAGTTTGGATTTCTTAATAGATTACTTGTAGCTCCTTTAACCAGTAGATTATCCATAGTTTTATCTTCTTTTTTTTACATAACAATCTTGAGCTTTGTTCAGAGTATTGTAATAATGATTGTTTCATATATTTTGGGTTATGGATGGCCCAACTTATATGGTTTAGGAATTGTATTTACAACACTAATTTTATTAGTTCTTTTTGTAACATCAATAAGTTTATGTTTAGCGTTTGTTTTGCCGGGACATATTGAATTAATCGCTCTTATATTCGTAATAAATTTACCTCTTCTATTTGCGAGTACTGCTTTAGCTCCAATCTCTTTTATGCCAAATTGGCTGGGATGGTTAGCTTCATTAAATCCATTAACTTTTGCTATTGAACCTATTAGGACTGCCTATACACAAACTATGGATTTAGAATTAGTTGCTTTACATGCCCCATATGGTGATTTAACTTGTAAGAGTTGTATCTCAATTTTATTTTCTTTATCAGTTTTTTCCTTGATTATTATAAAGCCTCTGTTAAATAGAAAGTTAAATTAG
- a CDS encoding LD-carboxypeptidase translates to MVFRLKKGDLIDILAPGSFIDEEENFQKGIEILKNWGLEINQNNSLSKKFGYFAGDDSTRFEELEKAQNSKLIIFAKGGWGSARVLEKEPSWQHGLMLGFSDTCSLLLSKYSKGFIGSIHGPMVTGLFKEPEWSLERLKNLLFEGYVEDIRGIPLRGGKVKGEIIVSNLTIATFLIGTPHFPDCKGKIIIFEDINEDIYKIDRMLTYLRMTKTLTEIAGIGFGSFSNDSCDLEWKDLLKNCIIERLKEFDFPILFDLPIGHISGNACIPLGYEATLNGDNGILSIDTPF, encoded by the coding sequence ATGGTTTTTAGATTAAAAAAAGGGGATCTAATAGATATTTTAGCTCCAGGTTCATTTATTGATGAAGAGGAAAATTTTCAAAAAGGCATAGAAATCTTAAAAAACTGGGGCTTAGAAATTAATCAAAATAATTCCCTGTCAAAAAAATTTGGTTATTTTGCAGGTGATGATTCTACTAGATTTGAAGAACTGGAAAAAGCACAAAATAGTAAGCTAATCATTTTTGCAAAAGGAGGTTGGGGTTCGGCAAGAGTATTAGAAAAAGAACCTTCTTGGCAGCATGGTTTAATGCTTGGATTCTCAGATACATGTTCTTTATTACTATCTAAATATTCCAAAGGATTTATAGGTTCTATTCATGGGCCTATGGTTACTGGCCTTTTCAAAGAGCCAGAGTGGAGTCTTGAGAGATTAAAAAATTTACTTTTTGAGGGATATGTTGAGGACATAAGAGGAATACCTTTAAGAGGTGGGAAGGTTAAAGGAGAAATTATCGTTTCTAACTTAACTATTGCCACTTTTTTAATTGGTACTCCTCACTTTCCAGATTGCAAAGGAAAAATAATAATTTTTGAAGATATTAATGAAGATATTTATAAAATTGATCGCATGTTGACTTACCTCAGGATGACTAAAACACTTACTGAAATTGCGGGTATTGGATTTGGAAGTTTTTCTAATGATTCCTGCGACCTTGAATGGAAAGATTTACTAAAAAACTGCATTATTGAAAGACTTAAAGAATTTGATTTTCCTATTCTTTTTGACCTCCCAATAGGCCACATATCGGGAAATGCTTGCATTCCTTTAGGATACGAAGCCACCTTAAATGGTGATAATGGCATTCTTAGTATCGATACACCTTTTTAA
- a CDS encoding heme o synthase produces MNSSNLENLNYKSSIRDEVVPSRKRLTLPPWLEVAKPRLIPLLLATTLGGMALTEEWPLSSPKLICTLGGGALAAAAAGALNCLWEMELDKRMTRTSKRALPAGKLSSETVFLAAVSCTLAASMLLVSGVNYLAAGLTLLGLFSYVILYTVILKPRTTKNIVFGGVAGAIPPLVGASAATGHVGLSGWWLFGLVMLWTPAHFWALAILLKDDYASVGIPMLPSVKGSVFTAKAISRYGWATVLMSIMGVFALPEGGLLYGIMLLPFNGRLLQLINELKKSPDDLSRAKSLFRWSILYMFGICLLLLISRTQLSVEFEQQSMQIFLSIVSLLSN; encoded by the coding sequence ATGAACAGTAGTAACTTAGAAAACTTGAACTATAAATCTTCAATTAGGGATGAAGTTGTACCTTCAAGAAAAAGATTAACTTTGCCGCCTTGGCTTGAAGTAGCAAAACCTAGATTAATACCACTTTTACTGGCCACAACTTTGGGAGGAATGGCTTTAACAGAAGAATGGCCTTTGTCTTCCCCGAAACTTATCTGCACTTTAGGAGGAGGCGCTTTGGCAGCAGCAGCAGCTGGAGCTCTTAATTGCTTGTGGGAAATGGAATTAGACAAGAGGATGACAAGAACTAGCAAAAGAGCCTTGCCAGCAGGAAAGTTGTCATCTGAGACTGTATTTTTAGCCGCTGTATCATGTACTTTGGCAGCTTCGATGCTTTTAGTAAGTGGTGTAAATTATTTGGCTGCGGGTTTAACTCTTCTTGGTTTATTTAGCTACGTAATTTTATATACAGTTATTTTGAAACCTCGTACAACAAAAAACATCGTTTTCGGAGGAGTTGCTGGTGCGATACCACCCTTAGTTGGAGCGTCTGCTGCCACAGGGCATGTAGGTCTTAGTGGTTGGTGGTTGTTTGGTTTAGTAATGTTATGGACCCCAGCTCATTTTTGGGCACTTGCAATTTTGTTGAAGGATGATTACGCATCTGTTGGTATTCCTATGCTCCCTTCTGTTAAAGGATCTGTTTTTACTGCTAAAGCGATTTCTCGTTACGGATGGGCAACAGTTTTAATGAGTATTATGGGAGTCTTTGCTCTACCTGAAGGGGGTCTCTTATATGGAATTATGTTATTGCCATTTAATGGAAGACTTTTGCAATTAATAAATGAATTAAAGAAATCTCCTGATGATCTTTCAAGAGCAAAGTCTCTTTTTAGGTGGTCTATTCTCTACATGTTTGGCATTTGTCTTTTGTTATTAATTTCCAGAACCCAACTATCCGTAGAATTTGAGCAGCAATCTATGCAAATATTTTTATCTATAGTATCCCTGCTTAGTAATTAA
- the groL gene encoding chaperonin GroEL (60 kDa chaperone family; promotes refolding of misfolded polypeptides especially under stressful conditions; forms two stacked rings of heptamers to form a barrel-shaped 14mer; ends can be capped by GroES; misfolded proteins enter the barrel where they are refolded when GroES binds): MAKQLSFSNESREALEKGVNFVANAVKVTIGPKAKNVVIEKKFGSPDIVRDGSTVAKEIEIENPISNLGAKLIEQVASKTKESAGDGTTTATILTQKMVQEGLKNIASGANPMELKKGMEAGLAFVLEKLSSKSISLSGSDIQKVATVSAGGDEEIGSIISKAMDIVTSDGVITVEESQSLETELDITEGMSFDRGYSSPYFVTDQERQVCELENPKILITDQKISTLVDLVPILEEIQKSGSPFLILAEDIEGEALTTLVLNKNSGVLNVASVRAPLFGERRKAALEDIAILTGAKLISEDKSMTLDKVSINDLGKAKKITITKDKTTIVAFEDTKDLVKARVEKLKREVNMTESEYDQDKINERIAKLAGGVALIKVGAATETEMKYKKLRIEDSLNATKAAIEEGVVSGGGQTLIEISDDLLNLSETSSDDLRTGINIVKEALLEPTKQIAKNAGFNGDVVVAEIQRLNKGFNANSGQYEDLKDSGILDPTKVIRLALQDSVSIAAMLLTTEVAMADIPEPEAAAPGGPGGDPMGGMGGMGMPGMGGMGMPGMGGMGMPGMGGMGMPGMGGMGMPGMM, translated from the coding sequence ATGGCTAAACAGTTAAGTTTTTCTAATGAATCAAGAGAAGCGTTAGAAAAAGGTGTAAATTTCGTAGCTAATGCAGTAAAGGTTACTATTGGGCCAAAAGCAAAAAACGTTGTAATTGAGAAGAAATTTGGTTCGCCAGATATAGTAAGAGATGGATCTACAGTTGCTAAAGAGATCGAGATTGAAAACCCTATTTCTAATTTAGGTGCGAAATTAATAGAACAAGTTGCATCCAAGACAAAAGAGAGTGCTGGGGATGGAACAACAACAGCAACCATTTTGACTCAGAAAATGGTTCAGGAGGGATTAAAAAATATTGCTTCCGGCGCCAATCCTATGGAGTTAAAAAAAGGTATGGAGGCAGGCCTAGCTTTTGTCTTAGAAAAATTAAGTTCCAAAAGTATTTCATTAAGTGGTTCTGATATCCAAAAAGTTGCAACAGTTAGTGCTGGAGGTGATGAAGAAATTGGATCTATAATTTCGAAAGCAATGGATATTGTTACTTCAGATGGGGTAATAACTGTTGAAGAATCTCAATCACTAGAAACAGAATTAGACATAACTGAAGGAATGTCTTTTGATAGAGGTTATAGTTCTCCATATTTCGTAACAGACCAAGAAAGACAAGTTTGTGAACTTGAAAACCCTAAAATATTAATAACTGATCAAAAAATCTCAACTTTAGTTGATTTAGTTCCAATACTTGAAGAAATTCAGAAGTCAGGCTCACCTTTTCTAATTCTTGCTGAAGATATCGAAGGAGAGGCTTTAACCACTCTGGTTTTGAATAAGAATAGTGGGGTTTTAAATGTAGCTTCTGTAAGAGCTCCTTTATTTGGTGAGAGAAGAAAAGCTGCCCTTGAAGATATTGCAATTCTTACAGGAGCTAAGTTAATTAGCGAAGATAAATCGATGACTCTTGATAAAGTATCGATTAATGATTTAGGCAAAGCAAAAAAAATAACTATCACAAAGGATAAAACTACAATAGTTGCCTTTGAAGACACTAAAGATTTAGTTAAAGCGCGAGTAGAGAAATTAAAGAGAGAAGTTAACATGACTGAATCTGAGTATGATCAGGATAAAATCAATGAAAGGATAGCTAAACTAGCCGGAGGAGTAGCTCTTATCAAAGTAGGAGCTGCTACAGAAACAGAGATGAAGTATAAAAAGTTGAGAATCGAAGATTCCCTTAATGCTACGAAAGCTGCTATTGAAGAGGGTGTTGTTTCTGGAGGTGGACAAACCTTAATTGAAATATCAGATGACCTTTTAAATTTAAGTGAAACATCTTCAGATGATTTAAGAACGGGGATAAATATAGTTAAAGAAGCCCTTTTGGAACCTACCAAACAAATAGCAAAAAATGCTGGTTTTAATGGTGATGTAGTTGTCGCTGAAATCCAAAGGCTCAACAAAGGTTTTAATGCTAATTCAGGACAATATGAGGATTTAAAAGATTCAGGAATATTAGATCCAACCAAAGTAATAAGGTTAGCTCTTCAAGATTCAGTATCTATTGCAGCTATGCTCCTCACAACAGAAGTTGCGATGGCAGACATTCCAGAACCTGAAGCCGCAGCCCCTGGAGGACCAGGTGGAGATCCAATGGGAGGAATGGGTGGCATGGGAATGCCGGGAATGGGTGGCATGGGAATGCCGGGAATGGGTGGCATGGGAATGCCGGGAATGGGTGGCATGGGAATGCCAGGAATGGGTGGCATGGGAATGCCGGGTATGATGTAA
- a CDS encoding heme A synthase has protein sequence MINNQLYKSKYLTIFKRLGSHSVFALIALIVIGGATRVMEAGLACPDWPLCYGSFLPFKHMNLRVFLEWFHRLDAFLVGILILFKFALSIVWKNEIPNWLPKTYSLLLFLVIVQGSFGALTVINLLDSYTVTGHLLIAFLLLITTISINQNLENDDIEKPFFWWRLLFLVPLLLTLIQSFIGVRLSSTWSAHICLSFNKQCLILNTHKLFAFPIAFSILLIIAIAIYKRSLLNENWKYLTTLIFLLFSQVTLGVLSLKTNLNEPIFIIGHQLNSSLFIAILTTLIFRNPFTKKGLNHSLNPQTVGINS, from the coding sequence TTGATTAATAACCAATTATATAAATCAAAATATCTGACAATTTTTAAAAGGTTGGGAAGTCATAGTGTATTTGCACTTATCGCACTAATCGTAATTGGAGGTGCTACGAGAGTCATGGAGGCAGGACTTGCCTGTCCAGATTGGCCACTATGTTATGGATCTTTTTTGCCTTTTAAACATATGAACCTAAGAGTATTTCTAGAGTGGTTTCATCGTCTAGATGCTTTTCTGGTTGGAATATTAATTCTTTTTAAATTTGCGCTTTCAATTGTTTGGAAAAATGAAATTCCAAATTGGTTACCTAAAACTTATTCATTATTACTTTTTCTCGTTATTGTCCAAGGATCCTTTGGAGCTTTAACAGTAATAAACCTGCTTGATTCATATACTGTTACTGGCCATCTTTTAATAGCTTTTCTACTTCTCATTACAACAATTTCAATAAATCAAAATTTAGAAAATGACGACATTGAAAAGCCATTTTTTTGGTGGAGATTATTATTTTTAGTTCCTCTTTTACTTACTCTGATTCAATCTTTTATTGGCGTAAGGCTTTCATCAACCTGGTCAGCACATATTTGCTTATCTTTTAATAAACAATGTCTAATTCTAAATACACATAAATTATTTGCTTTTCCAATTGCTTTTTCAATTTTATTGATTATTGCTATTGCAATTTATAAGAGAAGTTTGCTTAATGAAAATTGGAAATATCTCACAACACTCATTTTTCTCTTGTTTTCCCAAGTTACTTTAGGTGTTTTAAGTCTTAAAACAAATTTGAATGAACCTATTTTTATAATCGGTCATCAACTTAACTCGTCTTTATTTATTGCGATATTAACAACATTAATTTTTAGAAATCCTTTTACCAAAAAAGGTCTAAACCACTCCCTTAATCCCCAAACGGTCGGTATCAACTCATGA
- the fabG gene encoding 3-oxoacyl-[acyl-carrier-protein] reductase has protein sequence MSNTDLLSGKVALITGASRGIGKGIAFELSRLGAEVFINYSSSDEKAEEVVNSIKNSGGKAHKLKFDVSKEESVSSAFEEIIKINGTIDILINNAGITRDGLLMRMKSEQWDDVLNTNLKGVFLCTKYASKFMMKKRSGNIVNISSVVGIIGNPGQANYSAAKAGVIGFTKTCAKEFASRGINVNAIAPGFIETEMTEKLNTEEILKVIPLGKLGSCNQIASLVSFLVSSDAGKYITGQTISIDGGMSI, from the coding sequence ATGTCCAATACAGATTTATTATCAGGCAAAGTTGCTTTAATCACTGGAGCTAGTAGAGGAATTGGTAAAGGAATTGCCTTTGAACTAAGCCGCTTAGGAGCAGAAGTTTTTATTAATTACTCTTCTTCTGATGAAAAAGCTGAAGAAGTAGTTAATTCAATAAAAAATTCGGGAGGTAAAGCTCATAAATTAAAATTTGATGTTTCAAAAGAGGAATCTGTTAGTTCAGCTTTTGAAGAAATCATAAAAATTAATGGCACGATTGATATCCTTATTAACAATGCTGGCATTACGAGAGATGGACTATTGATGAGAATGAAATCGGAGCAATGGGATGATGTACTAAACACAAACTTAAAAGGAGTTTTTCTTTGTACAAAATATGCTTCTAAATTTATGATGAAAAAAAGAAGTGGTAACATTGTGAATATTTCATCTGTTGTTGGAATAATTGGTAATCCAGGGCAAGCAAATTATTCTGCTGCTAAAGCTGGAGTTATTGGATTTACCAAAACTTGCGCTAAAGAATTTGCTTCAAGAGGTATAAACGTAAATGCAATAGCTCCAGGCTTCATAGAAACAGAGATGACTGAAAAACTTAATACTGAAGAGATTCTTAAAGTTATTCCTCTAGGGAAATTAGGAAGTTGTAATCAAATTGCAAGCTTAGTATCCTTCTTAGTTTCAAGCGATGCAGGAAAGTACATTACAGGGCAAACAATCAGTATTGACGGGGGTATGAGTATTTAA
- a CDS encoding 4-hydroxybenzoate polyprenyltransferase has product MKYTIGHMQNKNRQIKLSTFFELLRWNKPTGRMILLIPAGWSLYLTPDANPTFLMLLRIILGGLLVSGLGCVVNDIWDKKIDQRVVRTKNRPLAANKIGIKTAYTILLFLILCSFFLTLSLPQPGRILSISLAFLALPIILIYPSAKRWFKYPQLILSICWGFAVLIPWAANEGHLNSIVLLFCWLATIFWTFGFDTIYALADKKYDIKIGINSSAVNLQNNTRITIQICYFLTSCFLALCGFINQMDFIFWPIWLTISILMQRDILKVFPEEKQSIKNIGNHFKNQSIYGGVLLLGIIIAS; this is encoded by the coding sequence ATGAAATATACAATAGGTCATATGCAGAATAAAAATCGACAAATTAAATTAAGTACTTTTTTTGAATTATTAAGGTGGAATAAGCCGACTGGAAGAATGATCTTACTTATTCCTGCTGGATGGAGTTTATATTTAACCCCAGATGCTAATCCAACATTTTTAATGTTGTTAAGAATAATACTGGGAGGACTACTAGTAAGTGGATTAGGCTGCGTGGTTAATGATATTTGGGACAAAAAAATTGATCAAAGAGTTGTTAGGACAAAAAATAGACCTCTAGCTGCAAATAAAATCGGTATTAAAACTGCTTATACAATTCTTTTATTTTTAATTTTATGTAGCTTCTTTTTAACTTTGTCACTACCTCAGCCTGGAAGAATCCTTTCCATTTCACTTGCTTTTTTAGCTCTACCTATTATTTTAATTTATCCTTCTGCCAAAAGATGGTTTAAATATCCTCAATTAATCTTATCCATATGCTGGGGTTTTGCTGTCTTAATTCCTTGGGCCGCAAATGAAGGACATTTAAATAGTATTGTTTTATTATTTTGCTGGCTAGCTACCATTTTTTGGACTTTTGGCTTTGACACGATTTATGCTTTAGCAGATAAAAAATATGATATCAAAATTGGAATAAATAGCTCCGCTGTTAACCTCCAAAACAATACAAGAATAACTATTCAAATTTGTTATTTTTTGACTTCTTGTTTTCTCGCATTATGTGGATTTATTAATCAAATGGATTTTATTTTTTGGCCAATTTGGCTTACAATATCAATCTTAATGCAGAGAGATATACTAAAAGTATTTCCTGAGGAAAAGCAATCAATAAAAAATATTGGGAATCACTTCAAAAATCAATCAATTTATGGAGGAGTACTTTTATTAGGAATTATTATTGCCTCATAA
- a CDS encoding ABC transporter ATP-binding protein: MNYIKVKGLSKSYSDINALKNLSMEIEAGTLFGILGPNGAGKSTLIKILATLIEPDSGEVFINNINLIKNSRKIRELIGYVAQDIALDKILTGRELLDFQSDLYHINKNKKFERIKKLIDQLEMNDWIDRKCGTYSGGMKRRIDLAAGLLHLPQVLILDEPTVGLDIESRNIIWQLLKDLRNNGMTIILSSHYLDEIDKLADRLVIIDDGRVIAKGTPAELKNKLGGDRVTLKVREFSNQEEAKNICKILSSIDGISQIIINEAQGFSINFVADKQKDLLTKLKVELAFSKFEIFSLTQSQPSLDDVYLQATGKTLLDAEISMAGKRDLKKESKQSMR; encoded by the coding sequence ATGAACTATATAAAAGTTAAAGGGCTTTCAAAATCTTATTCAGATATCAATGCATTAAAAAATTTATCGATGGAAATTGAAGCTGGTACATTATTCGGAATATTAGGTCCAAATGGTGCTGGCAAATCCACACTAATAAAAATACTCGCTACTTTAATAGAGCCTGATAGTGGAGAAGTTTTTATAAATAATATTAATCTGATAAAAAATTCAAGGAAAATTAGAGAATTAATTGGTTATGTTGCCCAAGACATTGCACTTGATAAAATATTAACTGGACGAGAGCTTTTGGATTTTCAATCAGATTTATATCACATCAACAAAAATAAAAAATTTGAAAGGATAAAGAAATTAATAGATCAATTAGAAATGAATGATTGGATTGATCGTAAGTGCGGAACTTATTCAGGGGGAATGAAAAGAAGAATAGATCTGGCAGCTGGACTTTTACATTTGCCCCAAGTATTAATATTAGATGAACCTACAGTTGGTTTAGATATTGAAAGTAGAAATATTATTTGGCAACTTTTGAAAGATTTGAGAAATAATGGAATGACCATTATTTTAAGTAGTCACTATCTTGATGAAATAGATAAATTGGCAGACAGATTAGTGATAATTGATGATGGAAGAGTTATAGCAAAAGGAACTCCTGCAGAGCTCAAAAATAAATTAGGAGGAGATAGAGTAACTTTGAAAGTAAGAGAATTTAGTAATCAGGAAGAAGCAAAAAATATATGTAAAATCTTATCTTCAATAGATGGAATTAGTCAGATTATCATAAATGAAGCGCAAGGTTTCTCGATAAATTTCGTAGCAGATAAGCAAAAAGATTTACTTACTAAGCTAAAAGTGGAATTGGCCTTCTCAAAGTTTGAAATTTTTTCTCTTACCCAAAGTCAGCCAAGCTTGGATGATGTATATCTTCAGGCAACTGGGAAAACATTATTGGATGCTGAAATTTCTATGGCAGGGAAAAGAGACCTAAAAAAAGAATCAAAGCAATCCATGCGATAA